The genomic stretch ACCCCGACCCACACACCTGGCCGTCGTCCCCCACCCGGCGTCTCGGGGACCGCCAAGGTCCGGGGCCTCTCTCCCGGATGGACTTCGGTCTGCCCTGAGGGCGGGGAGAAGGACCCACCTTGAGAATGAGTTGAGCTTGCTTGGAGTCCAGGTTCAGacacctctgccccttccccttcttcagggTGACGCTGTCAGGGGACACCGGAGCCCAAGGGGCGTCAGGCCGATTGCGGGCCCGCGCCCGATGCCCCCTCCCTCGCCGGTGCCCGCTCCCCGACGCCCTCCCCGCAGGCCGGCCCTTCCGGTCGGTCACTCACTCACATCACCTCCTTGCGGTCACAGGTGCTGGTCGGGAGGAAGACAGAGATGCTCTTGATCTGCATCGGGGTCACCGAGTTCACTCTGGGGCCGATACAGAGGCAGCGACTCCCTCGGAACCTGGGGACgactggaggaaggggggaggacatcgtgggttgggggtgggggtccggccGTCCCCCCCCAGGCTGGGTGAGGCTGTCCTGGGCCCGGGCCACCCAGTGGACGATGCCGTCAGGCCATCCGTCCACAGTCAGTGCTCCCGGCACCTCGATCTCTCCTATctggccgccaacctctcgcccacgtcccgcctctggcctggaacgccctccctcctcagatccgacagacgacgacgaccccaccttcaaagcctcatggaaagcccatctcctcccagaggccttccctgactaagccctcctttcctcttctcccagtcccttctgcatcaccctgactctctccctttatccgtcccccacccagccccacggcactatgtccgtatccgtaatctatttatttctattaatgtctgtcttcccctctagactgtaagctcgctgtgggcagggaatgtgcccgtttgttgttatattgtactctccccagtgctcagtacggtgctctgcacccgataagtgctcgataaatacgaccgaatgaatgaatgaacgcttcctgcatgcagagcactttactaaaatcacttgggagagggaaacagaggggTAGGGGTAGTTCCCTACTAACAAGCAGCTGATACTAACAGGGAaggtgggcattaaaataaatcacagatgggagTAGCAACTGAAAATAAGGATATGGTCATAAGGGcagtgggactgggagaagagttttaaaataacaataataataatacctgttgagcacttactatgtggcaagcactgttctaagcactgggatagatacaaggtaatcaggttgtcccacgtggggctcacagtcttcactgctgttatctgttgccgacttgtacattccaagcgcttagtacagtgctctgcccattgtaagcgctcaataaatactgttgaatgaatgaatccccatttgacaggtgaagtacctgaggtcccgagaagtgaagtgacttgcccaaggtcacacagcaggcaagtggcggagtcggcattagaacccacgacctctgaccccccaggtccgggctctgtccactacatcaggctgcttctctcaaattCTCTAAAATGCTCAGAGGGTCCGGACCCGAATGCCCCGGGGacgtaggaggaagggagactagGGTGTGGAGACTagggtcggggaaggcttcctggaggagacgtgatcctAGTCGgcttgaagaagaggagaggggtggcCCGGCCCTGCTCAGT from Ornithorhynchus anatinus isolate Pmale09 chromosome 10, mOrnAna1.pri.v4, whole genome shotgun sequence encodes the following:
- the LOC103170562 gene encoding C-X-C motif chemokine 11 — translated: MAGKASNLLVALVLLATLMPVVPRFRGSRCLCIGPRVNSVTPMQIKSISVFLPTSTCDRKEVIVTLKKGKGQRCLNLDSKQAQLILKRIVEIKKVPQEKRT